The window CGTGCTGGGGCCGCTGTTTGCCGAATCTGCCAACGCTGTCGGAAACGCGATGGCGCAGCGCAATATCAATGTGATGACCTTCTCGAACAATGCCGATGTCGCGGGCGGAAACGTCTTCGTGGTGGGCAGCACCTTCGCAAACGTCGCCGACCGTCTGGTCAGCTACGGCGTGCGCAACGGCAAGCGCCGCATCTTGTCGGTGTCCGAGAATGACGTCGCAGGCCAGGTCGGCGCCCGCGCGATTGAAACGGCAGCCGCCAGAAATGGCGCGACGCTGGCCGGCAAAGTGACCCACCCGGTTTCGATCACGGGGATTGACGGCGTTGCGCCGCAAATCGCCCAGGCCGCGCAATCAGGCCAGATCGACGCGATCTTCATGACGGCAAACAATCAGGCTGTGCTGCCCTATCTGACCGAAAAACTGGCCGCCGCCGGCGTGACCAGCCAGGTCACCCAGTTCATGGGGCTGACCCGGTGGGACGAGCCCAACTCGCGGCTCGAACTGCCGCAATTGCAGGGCGGCTGGTTCGCGATCCCCGATACCACGCGCAAGGCGCAGTTCGAGGCCCGCTATCGCGCGGCCTATGGCGAGGCACCGCATGAATTGGCCGGTCTGGCCTATGACGGCGTCGCGGCCATCGCGGCGAATATCCGCGCGGGCAAACGCGATGCCGTTGCCAGTTCGGGCCTCACCCAGCGCGCAGGCTTTTCGGGTGTGAACGGTGCCTTCCGCTTCCGTCCCGACGGCACCAACCAGCGTGCAATGGCCGTGGCGACGATACGCGGCAATCAACTGGTCATCCTTGATCCCGCCCCGAGCCGCTTTGGCCGAGGTGCCGGGTTCTGATCTTGCCGACCAGGGAACCACAAATGCCGGATGATAATCCGGTTCAAAGCGCCCCGGCATTGCCCGGGGCGCATTCCGTATTCGATCCCGGCACCTTCCTGCCTGCATTGGATACGGCGCTGGCAGGGCTGACCGAAGCGCGTGATATTCGGGCCGCAACCGTCAAACTGCTA is drawn from Paracoccus tegillarcae and contains these coding sequences:
- a CDS encoding penicillin-binding protein activator — protein: MFAFAQRHGALPARSFLMRAGAIASAVLIAACQPIGQAGTGSQSGQMIDPSEPVTVSLLAPGGSGNANLDWLSRSLKNAARMAAADAQGAQIDLRIYDTGGDAAQAVARASEGADAGAKIVLGPLFAESANAVGNAMAQRNINVMTFSNNADVAGGNVFVVGSTFANVADRLVSYGVRNGKRRILSVSENDVAGQVGARAIETAAARNGATLAGKVTHPVSITGIDGVAPQIAQAAQSGQIDAIFMTANNQAVLPYLTEKLAAAGVTSQVTQFMGLTRWDEPNSRLELPQLQGGWFAIPDTTRKAQFEARYRAAYGEAPHELAGLAYDGVAAIAANIRAGKRDAVASSGLTQRAGFSGVNGAFRFRPDGTNQRAMAVATIRGNQLVILDPAPSRFGRGAGF